A single genomic interval of Flavobacteriales bacterium harbors:
- a CDS encoding FG-GAP repeat protein gives MGRSPFLPHIQVLIGLAVLGVACATTGRKERHDHDGRVTVPRTGPNTGLAVPSIGQAIDLHKVDATPMNDGAWTWSNPQGLKASVQADGVVLSASTEDTTTWTAALLLHRIGRAEDWSVPIEGPEMERTPKRTLARHGRFDLEQVNSDDGVRQNFIVHHRSKGDGPLRVELAVEGDLRCAHAGGDLFEFSDTSGTVRMRYHDLHVWDAQGDTLNAWATWEDEHIVLLVNDAGAAYPITVDPVATTPVWSVESNATNAAMGNVVSSAGDVNGDGYSDVLVGSSVWSNGQTGEGRAQVFLGGATGPAATAAWSYETDQLGANMGLGTSMSTAGDVNGDGYSDVIVAAPNYDNGQTDEGRVHVFHGSSSGLSPAPDWTIEIDQASARYGRSVACAGDVNGDGYSDVIIGAYLFDNGQADEGRVFVYHGGPTGLGGTAAWTAESDQASAWFGYAVAGAGDVNGDGFSDVIIGSPFFDNGQTNEGRIFVYHGNVTGLAAAPAWTVESDQAGAQAGYSVSTAGDTNGDGYADVIVGMPFYDGGSANSGRVATHLGTATGLNTTATWVSLAGALDDSNGQSVACAGDVNADGFSDVIIGSPIAGTGDEGLARIFLGSATGMLTFDWTQTSTTAGDNFGNSVASAGDVNGDGISDVIVGIPNYDNGQTNEGRARVYLGRVLGLGATGWGATGAAGSLFGRRIASAGDVNGDGYGDVIIGAEEFTSGQTLEGAAYVHHGSATGPSPGAVWTVQSNQAGWEFGSSVACAGDVNGDGFSDVIVGAPRAFGGIGRSLVYHGGATGLSTTAAFTHVGLSANEWGTSVASAGDVNGDGYSDVVIGSLAGFTLLYGSTTGVTNTGAVVLPGAVGSLLGASVATAGDVNGDGYSDVIVGAGGISGGAGRVQVHHGGPTGLNPAPAWTVNGTQAGASLGSSPISGPTCISAGDVNADGFSDVLVSEHYYDNGQVDEGRVNLFLGSATGLATTAAWTMEGNVAQIWFGVALGSAGDVNADGYSDVVIGACEGGTPSGTGRAYVYHGGPTGLSPAPNYFSTGPTANAEFGHSVSGAGDVDGDGDSDVLIGIHGINQVQQVCGNEFRKPRSNMRLYNTDLSTPISAANIPDPQFGMGLFVRPFLGRQRVRCVWETRIQGQPFSSAGGAITTSTAFTAQQATFTPGAVAGVELKNLVDKPGGGSGLTATKVRARVRYDPTTALTGQVFGPWRTMPGYQDGLGTHNNVPLPVELLRFDATCKGGVVELTWVTASETNSGHFTVERSPDGEVWSEVALVQAAGHSQHPMEYGQHDGTPPNTPVLYYRLRLTDLDGTDAVLATTTIAPCAAANVRIHPNPSSGLVAIDLSAFAGAARSVQLLDLNGQSVLTVPVNGPSTMLDLGPLPAATYLLRMLNEAGYVLATERLVKH, from the coding sequence GGCCTGAAGGCCTCTGTTCAAGCCGATGGTGTCGTCTTGTCGGCTTCCACGGAGGACACCACGACCTGGACGGCGGCCCTCCTGTTGCATCGCATCGGACGGGCGGAGGACTGGTCCGTTCCCATCGAAGGGCCGGAGATGGAGCGCACGCCCAAGCGCACCCTGGCCCGGCATGGCCGCTTCGACCTGGAACAGGTGAACAGCGACGACGGAGTGCGACAGAACTTCATCGTGCATCACCGATCGAAGGGGGATGGCCCGCTCCGGGTCGAGCTCGCTGTGGAGGGCGATCTGCGCTGCGCGCACGCCGGTGGCGACCTCTTCGAGTTCAGCGACACCAGTGGGACCGTGCGCATGCGGTACCACGATCTGCACGTGTGGGATGCGCAAGGCGACACGCTCAACGCATGGGCGACCTGGGAGGATGAGCACATTGTCCTCCTGGTGAACGACGCCGGAGCGGCATATCCCATCACCGTTGATCCCGTTGCCACGACACCGGTATGGAGCGTAGAATCCAACGCAACGAACGCCGCCATGGGCAATGTGGTGAGCAGCGCCGGGGATGTGAACGGCGATGGCTACAGCGATGTGCTGGTGGGTTCTTCCGTATGGAGCAACGGCCAGACCGGCGAGGGGCGTGCCCAAGTTTTCCTGGGCGGTGCCACCGGGCCTGCGGCCACGGCGGCATGGTCGTATGAGACCGACCAGCTCGGGGCCAACATGGGCCTGGGCACCAGCATGTCCACCGCGGGTGATGTGAACGGTGATGGCTACAGCGATGTGATCGTGGCCGCGCCCAACTACGACAATGGCCAGACCGATGAGGGACGGGTCCACGTCTTCCATGGCAGCAGTTCGGGCCTGTCCCCTGCCCCGGATTGGACCATCGAGATCGACCAGGCCTCAGCCAGATACGGTCGCTCGGTGGCCTGCGCGGGCGACGTGAACGGTGATGGCTATAGCGACGTGATCATCGGGGCCTACCTGTTCGATAACGGACAGGCGGACGAAGGCCGGGTGTTCGTGTACCATGGTGGACCCACCGGATTGGGCGGCACAGCGGCCTGGACGGCCGAGAGCGATCAGGCGTCCGCATGGTTCGGCTACGCCGTGGCCGGCGCGGGCGATGTGAACGGCGACGGCTTCAGCGATGTGATCATCGGCTCGCCGTTCTTCGACAACGGCCAGACCAACGAAGGCCGGATCTTCGTGTACCACGGAAACGTGACCGGCCTGGCCGCCGCTCCCGCATGGACCGTGGAAAGCGACCAGGCCGGTGCACAGGCCGGCTATTCCGTGAGCACCGCAGGCGACACCAACGGCGACGGCTATGCGGATGTGATCGTGGGCATGCCCTTCTACGATGGGGGGAGCGCGAACTCCGGCCGCGTGGCCACGCACCTGGGTACGGCCACCGGACTGAACACCACGGCCACATGGGTGTCCCTCGCAGGCGCGCTGGATGACAGCAACGGGCAATCCGTGGCCTGCGCCGGGGATGTGAATGCCGATGGGTTCAGTGACGTCATCATCGGCTCTCCCATTGCGGGTACCGGTGATGAAGGCCTGGCCCGCATCTTCCTCGGGAGCGCCACAGGAATGCTCACCTTCGATTGGACCCAGACGTCCACGACGGCCGGGGACAACTTCGGCAACTCCGTGGCCAGCGCGGGCGATGTGAACGGCGATGGCATCAGCGATGTGATCGTGGGGATACCGAACTACGACAATGGACAGACCAACGAAGGGCGGGCGCGGGTCTACCTGGGAAGGGTGCTCGGTCTTGGCGCCACCGGATGGGGCGCTACGGGCGCAGCGGGTTCCCTGTTCGGCCGCCGGATCGCCAGTGCGGGCGATGTGAACGGGGATGGCTACGGCGATGTGATCATCGGCGCGGAGGAGTTCACCTCCGGCCAGACCTTGGAAGGCGCCGCCTACGTGCATCACGGCTCCGCCACCGGACCATCACCCGGAGCCGTATGGACCGTGCAGAGCAACCAGGCAGGATGGGAGTTCGGGTCCAGCGTGGCCTGCGCCGGGGACGTGAACGGAGATGGCTTCAGCGACGTGATCGTGGGCGCACCGCGGGCCTTTGGTGGTATAGGTCGTTCCCTGGTGTACCACGGCGGAGCCACGGGGCTCTCCACCACGGCCGCGTTCACGCACGTGGGCTTGAGCGCGAACGAATGGGGCACCAGCGTGGCGAGCGCCGGTGATGTGAACGGGGATGGCTACAGTGACGTCGTGATCGGCAGCCTCGCAGGCTTCACGCTCCTCTATGGCAGTACCACGGGTGTCACCAACACCGGTGCAGTGGTGTTACCTGGTGCGGTCGGCAGCCTCCTGGGTGCATCGGTGGCCACTGCCGGCGATGTGAACGGCGACGGCTACAGCGATGTCATCGTTGGGGCGGGAGGCATCTCCGGCGGAGCAGGCCGGGTGCAGGTCCATCACGGTGGCCCCACGGGTCTCAACCCCGCACCGGCCTGGACGGTGAACGGCACGCAGGCGGGTGCCAGCCTCGGTTCGAGCCCGATCTCCGGGCCCACCTGCATCAGCGCGGGCGATGTGAACGCGGACGGCTTCAGCGATGTGCTGGTGAGCGAGCACTACTACGACAATGGGCAGGTGGATGAAGGTCGGGTCAACCTCTTCCTCGGCTCCGCCACCGGCCTGGCCACCACGGCCGCCTGGACCATGGAGGGCAATGTGGCCCAGATCTGGTTCGGCGTGGCCCTGGGCAGCGCCGGCGACGTGAACGCCGATGGGTACAGCGATGTGGTGATCGGTGCCTGCGAAGGGGGCACCCCTAGCGGAACCGGGCGCGCGTACGTCTACCACGGCGGCCCCACCGGCTTGTCCCCCGCACCGAACTACTTCTCCACGGGCCCAACCGCCAACGCTGAGTTCGGCCACTCGGTCTCCGGTGCCGGCGATGTGGATGGCGACGGTGACAGTGACGTGCTCATCGGGATCCATGGCATCAACCAGGTCCAGCAGGTCTGCGGCAACGAGTTCCGCAAACCCCGCAGCAATATGCGGCTGTACAACACCGACCTCAGCACCCCCATCAGCGCGGCCAACATCCCCGACCCGCAGTTCGGCATGGGGCTGTTCGTGCGGCCCTTCCTTGGGCGGCAGCGGGTGCGATGCGTCTGGGAGACCCGCATCCAGGGTCAGCCGTTCAGCAGTGCAGGGGGGGCAATCACCACCAGCACGGCGTTCACCGCCCAACAGGCCACGTTCACCCCGGGCGCGGTGGCGGGTGTGGAGCTGAAGAACCTGGTGGACAAGCCCGGTGGAGGCAGCGGCCTCACGGCCACGAAGGTGCGCGCCCGGGTGCGCTACGACCCCACCACCGCGCTCACCGGGCAGGTCTTCGGTCCCTGGCGCACCATGCCGGGATACCAGGATGGCCTGGGCACCCACAATAACGTGCCACTGCCCGTGGAGCTGCTGCGCTTCGATGCGACCTGCAAGGGCGGCGTGGTGGAACTCACCTGGGTGACCGCATCGGAGACGAACAGTGGCCACTTCACGGTGGAGCGCAGCCCGGACGGCGAGGTATGGTCGGAGGTGGCCTTGGTGCAGGCGGCCGGCCACAGCCAGCACCCCATGGAATACGGGCAGCACGATGGCACCCCGCCGAACACCCCGGTGCTCTACTACCGCCTGCGGCTCACGGACCTCGACGGCACGGATGCCGTGCTGGCGACCACCACGATCGCCCCCTGCGCAGCTGCGAACGTTCGCATCCACCCGAACCCGAGCTCCGGCCTCGTCGCGATCGACCTGTCCGCCTTCGCGGGCGCTGCGCGTTCCGTTCAGCTGCTCGACCTGAACGGCCAAAGCGTACTGACCGTGCCGGTGAACGGACCATCCACCATGCTGGACCTGGGTCCGCTGCCGGCGGCCACCTACCTGCTCCGCATGTTGAACGAAGCGGGGTACGTGCTGGCCACGGAACGGCTGGTCAAGCATTGA
- the asnS gene encoding asparagine--tRNA ligase — protein MEPTPIKSVLDDTAHTGTTLTVAGWVRTFRNDRFIALNDGSTIRNLQCVIDQQKVDADTRARFTTSAAVQCTGLIVESKGSGQRVEMQVTAVEVLGDSDAEKYPIQPKKHSLEFLRENAHLRFRTNTYSAIFRIRHQVSFGIHEYFDQQGYNYFHSPIITASDAEGAGEMFRVSTLDPKAPPLNEAGEVDFKEDFFGAESRLTVSGQLQAELAALALGKVYTFGPTFRAENSNTARHLAEFWMIEPEAAFMDLAGDMDLAEGLCKHLIARVLKNSLDDLQFLDARLKEEEAQKPKEQRSELGLIDRLKFVLENPFERITYTDAIDILLKSKPNQKKQFQFPVEWGIDLQSEHERYLVEKHFKKPVIVTGYPGKIKAFYMRTNGPGDFGYSDKGTTVAAMDVLFPGIGEIIGGSQREERLDVLEARMKEMHVPAEELWWYLDTRRFGTVPHAGFGLGLERFVLFVTGMGNIRDVIPFPRTPKSAAF, from the coding sequence ATGGAACCCACCCCCATCAAGTCCGTCCTCGACGACACCGCCCACACCGGCACCACCCTCACCGTGGCCGGCTGGGTGCGCACCTTCCGCAACGACCGCTTCATCGCCCTCAACGACGGCAGCACCATCCGCAACCTGCAGTGCGTGATCGACCAGCAGAAGGTCGATGCCGACACGCGCGCCCGCTTCACCACCAGCGCCGCCGTGCAGTGCACGGGCCTCATCGTGGAGAGCAAGGGCAGCGGCCAGCGCGTGGAGATGCAGGTGACCGCCGTGGAGGTGCTGGGCGACAGCGATGCGGAGAAGTACCCCATCCAGCCCAAGAAGCACAGCCTGGAGTTCCTGCGCGAGAACGCCCACCTGCGCTTCCGCACCAACACCTACAGCGCCATCTTCCGCATCCGCCACCAGGTGAGCTTCGGCATCCACGAGTACTTCGACCAGCAGGGCTACAACTACTTCCACAGCCCCATCATCACCGCCAGCGATGCCGAGGGAGCGGGGGAGATGTTCCGCGTGAGCACGCTGGACCCGAAGGCCCCACCGCTGAACGAGGCGGGTGAAGTGGACTTCAAGGAGGACTTCTTCGGCGCCGAAAGCCGCCTCACCGTGAGCGGTCAGCTGCAGGCCGAACTGGCCGCGCTGGCCCTGGGCAAGGTCTACACCTTCGGCCCCACCTTCCGCGCCGAGAACAGCAACACCGCGCGCCACCTGGCCGAGTTCTGGATGATCGAACCCGAGGCCGCCTTCATGGACCTCGCGGGCGACATGGACCTCGCCGAAGGCCTGTGCAAGCACCTCATCGCCCGCGTGCTGAAGAACAGCTTGGACGATCTGCAGTTCCTGGATGCGCGGCTGAAGGAGGAGGAGGCCCAGAAGCCGAAGGAGCAGCGCAGCGAGCTCGGCCTCATCGACCGCCTGAAGTTCGTGCTGGAGAACCCTTTCGAGCGGATCACCTACACGGACGCCATCGACATCCTGCTGAAGAGCAAGCCCAACCAGAAAAAGCAGTTCCAGTTCCCGGTGGAATGGGGCATCGACCTGCAGAGCGAGCACGAACGCTACCTGGTGGAGAAGCACTTCAAGAAGCCGGTGATCGTCACGGGCTATCCGGGGAAGATCAAGGCCTTTTACATGCGCACCAACGGCCCCGGCGACTTCGGCTACAGCGACAAGGGCACCACCGTGGCTGCCATGGACGTGCTCTTCCCCGGCATCGGCGAGATCATCGGCGGCAGCCAGCGCGAGGAGCGCCTCGATGTGCTGGAAGCGCGCATGAAGGAGATGCATGTGCCCGCCGAAGAGCTCTGGTGGTACCTGGACACACGCCGCTTCGGCACAGTACCGCACGCCGGCTTTGGCCTGGGCCTTGAGCGCTTCGTGCTGTTCGTCACAGGCATGGGCAACATCCGCGATGTGATCCCCTTTCCGCGGACGCCGAAGAGCGCGGCGTTCTGA